One genomic region from Stackebrandtia nassauensis DSM 44728 encodes:
- a CDS encoding AAA family ATPase, with the protein MRPLRLDMEGFGTFSKPTTVDFTGADFFALIGPTGAGKSTVLDAICFALYGRVPRWGSGIEYALAPSATSGKVRLVFSADGACYVATRLVKRGGKGKVTTASAALEKLPPDIDPSSLDNVSELIGTALAASAKAVGEQVERIIGLPFDQFTKCVLLPQGAFAEFLHSSGAERRKILENLLGYSVYRDIQTAAGEEQKSAEAVLTRIEQELSRVAPVTDEAIAAADARVRTLSAVGEKVRAKVPRLDELTRRAAEAADALKTVDAEHALLTYIRRPDDVDATVRQVAEAAAAVETARSAMTEAEQAEERLRAEAADVDTARIDLLLGKHAELVDTDTKLAKGTTLTEDAEAALAEAKSAQAQRAEQVADAERALDAARTADLAAAVREHLEPGKPCPVCTQTVRALPEHTGHATVATARQHLDTAKAALKQSEDEFVKLQGIAHKYRARVDQLLESRAALAEALADSPGPQRLQADKEAASTRRAALAQASARVRETRDTVRRAETAHANAADKQAIAWRTFDHHRDRVAALAPPPADRGDLDAAWRSLADWAAEQLSLRAIQRGEHNAAVAKLDEETRIVRNELSVSLTEAGVNLGREASGTDFVEAAAVGLRQAEDDHRRLLEQRDIFVRLTADRAEKSREAQVAKQLHEHLGTRKFVNWLLEEALRELVAGASDILRRLTSGQYDLDYIDYEFYVIDHHDADLPRPVKTLSGGETFAAALALALAMSEQLAGMSSQGASLESILLDEGFGTLDAATLDQVAANLESLATSGNRLVGVVTHVAGLAERIPVRFEVSKDAHGSHVERVEL; encoded by the coding sequence ATGCGTCCGCTTCGCCTGGACATGGAGGGCTTCGGCACCTTCTCCAAACCCACCACGGTGGACTTCACCGGCGCCGACTTCTTCGCCCTGATCGGACCGACCGGCGCCGGGAAGTCCACGGTGCTGGACGCGATCTGTTTCGCCCTGTACGGCCGGGTGCCGCGCTGGGGTTCGGGCATCGAGTACGCGCTGGCCCCGTCGGCGACCTCCGGCAAGGTGCGGCTGGTGTTCTCCGCCGACGGCGCCTGCTACGTCGCGACCCGGCTGGTCAAGCGGGGCGGCAAGGGCAAGGTGACCACGGCCAGCGCGGCGCTGGAGAAGCTGCCTCCTGACATCGATCCGTCGAGTCTGGACAATGTCTCGGAGCTGATCGGCACGGCGCTGGCGGCCTCGGCCAAGGCGGTCGGCGAGCAGGTCGAGCGCATCATCGGGCTGCCGTTCGACCAGTTCACGAAGTGTGTGCTGCTGCCGCAGGGCGCGTTCGCGGAGTTCCTGCACTCCTCCGGTGCCGAGCGGCGCAAGATCCTGGAGAACCTGCTGGGTTACTCGGTGTACCGCGACATCCAGACCGCCGCCGGTGAGGAGCAGAAGTCCGCCGAGGCGGTGTTGACGCGCATCGAGCAGGAGTTGTCGAGGGTCGCCCCGGTGACCGACGAGGCCATCGCCGCCGCCGACGCGCGGGTGCGGACGCTGAGTGCGGTCGGCGAGAAGGTGCGCGCCAAGGTACCCCGGCTGGACGAGCTGACCCGGCGCGCCGCCGAGGCCGCCGACGCGCTCAAGACCGTCGACGCCGAGCACGCGCTGCTGACCTATATCCGCCGTCCTGACGATGTGGACGCCACCGTGCGGCAGGTGGCCGAGGCCGCCGCGGCCGTGGAGACGGCGCGGAGCGCCATGACCGAGGCCGAGCAGGCCGAGGAACGGCTGCGGGCCGAAGCCGCCGATGTGGACACCGCACGCATCGATCTGCTGCTGGGCAAGCATGCCGAGCTGGTCGACACCGACACCAAGCTCGCCAAGGGCACCACCCTGACCGAGGACGCCGAGGCCGCGCTGGCCGAGGCCAAGTCGGCGCAGGCGCAGCGCGCCGAACAGGTCGCCGACGCCGAGCGGGCCCTGGACGCGGCCCGTACCGCCGATCTGGCGGCGGCGGTACGCGAGCACCTGGAACCCGGCAAGCCGTGTCCGGTGTGCACCCAGACAGTGCGCGCGCTGCCGGAGCACACCGGCCACGCCACCGTCGCCACCGCCCGGCAGCACCTGGACACGGCCAAGGCGGCGTTGAAGCAGTCCGAGGACGAGTTCGTCAAGTTGCAGGGCATCGCGCACAAGTACCGGGCCCGGGTGGACCAGCTGCTGGAGTCGCGGGCCGCGCTGGCCGAGGCACTGGCGGATTCGCCGGGGCCGCAGCGGCTTCAGGCCGACAAGGAGGCCGCCTCGACCCGGCGGGCCGCGTTGGCACAGGCCAGTGCCCGGGTCCGCGAGACCCGGGACACGGTGCGGCGCGCCGAGACGGCGCACGCCAACGCCGCCGACAAGCAGGCCATCGCGTGGCGCACCTTCGACCACCACCGCGACCGGGTGGCGGCGCTGGCTCCTCCCCCGGCCGACCGGGGTGACCTGGACGCCGCCTGGCGGTCGCTGGCGGACTGGGCGGCCGAACAGCTGTCGCTGCGGGCGATCCAGCGCGGCGAGCACAACGCGGCGGTGGCCAAACTGGACGAGGAGACCCGCATCGTCCGCAATGAACTGTCGGTGAGCCTGACCGAGGCCGGGGTGAACCTGGGCCGCGAGGCCAGCGGCACCGATTTCGTCGAGGCGGCGGCCGTCGGTCTGCGGCAGGCCGAGGACGACCACCGCAGGCTGCTGGAGCAGCGCGACATCTTCGTGCGGTTGACCGCCGATCGCGCCGAGAAGTCGCGCGAGGCGCAGGTCGCCAAGCAGCTGCACGAACACCTGGGCACCCGCAAGTTCGTCAACTGGCTGCTGGAGGAGGCGCTGCGCGAACTCGTCGCGGGGGCCTCGGACATCCTGCGCCGCTTGACGTCGGGACAGTACGACCTGGACTACATCGACTACGAGTTCTACGTGATCGACCACCACGACGCGGATCTGCCGCGTCCGGTCAAGACCCTGTCGGGCGGCGAGACCTTCGCGGCGGCGCTGGCACTGGCGTTGGCCATGTCGGAGCAGCTGGCCGGGATGTCCTCGCAGGGCGCGAGTCTGGAGTCGATCCTGCTGGACGAGGGCTTCGGCACCCTGGACGCGGCGACGCTGGACCAGGTGGCGGCGAACCTGGAGTCGCTGGCGACCTCCGGCAACCGCTTGGTGGGTGTGGTCACGCACGTGGCGGGACTGGCCGAGCGGATTCCGGTGCGGTTCGAGGTGTCCAAGGACGCGCACGGTTCCCACGTCGAGCGAGTCGAACTCTAG
- a CDS encoding 2'-5' RNA ligase family protein produces MSQRSRFTAGLSALVIGVPEAEPVVGPARARHDPSVAYGVGPHVSVMYPFLPASNVNPDVRGTLATMFGESTAFEATFAACGRFPGLVYLAAEPVDRFDALTGAVISRWPDLVPYQGKYGKPTPHLSVAFTEDPAVGEAVRAELEPGLPLRVRVSTVDLVVFDGSRWNPSDSFPLAD; encoded by the coding sequence ATGTCACAGCGTTCGCGCTTCACCGCCGGTCTGTCGGCGCTGGTGATCGGCGTACCCGAGGCCGAGCCCGTCGTCGGCCCCGCCAGGGCAAGGCACGACCCGTCGGTGGCCTACGGCGTCGGCCCGCACGTGTCGGTGATGTACCCGTTCCTGCCCGCCAGCAACGTCAACCCCGACGTACGCGGCACGCTGGCCACCATGTTCGGCGAGTCCACGGCTTTCGAGGCGACCTTCGCCGCCTGCGGCCGGTTCCCCGGCCTGGTGTACCTGGCCGCCGAGCCTGTCGACCGCTTCGACGCGCTGACCGGTGCCGTCATCTCGCGCTGGCCGGACCTCGTTCCCTACCAAGGCAAGTACGGCAAACCGACGCCACACCTGTCGGTCGCGTTCACCGAGGACCCCGCCGTCGGCGAGGCCGTGCGCGCCGAACTCGAACCCGGGCTGCCGCTGCGCGTCCGCGTATCCACCGTGGACCTGGTGGTCTTCGACGGCAGTCGCTGGAACCCGTCGGACAGCTTCCCGCTGGCCGACTAA